From the genome of Saccopteryx bilineata isolate mSacBil1 chromosome 6, mSacBil1_pri_phased_curated, whole genome shotgun sequence, one region includes:
- the STOX2 gene encoding storkhead-box protein 2 isoform X6, translating into MSPISQSQFIPLGEILCLAISAMNSARKPVTQEALMEHLTTCFPGVPTPSQEILRHTLNTLVRERKIYPTPDGYFIVTPQTYFITPSLIRTNSKWYHLDERIPDRSQCTSPQPGTITPSASGCVRERTLPRNHCDSCHCCREDAHSMHASTLQRKPAKDCKDPYCPPSLCQVPPTEKSKSTVNFSYKTETLSKPTKDGEKQSKKFGLKLFRLSFKKDKTKQLANFSAQFPPEEWPLRDEDTPTTIPREVEMEIIRRINPDLTVENVMRHTALMKKLEEEKAHRSKAGSSAHHSGRSKKSRTHRKSHGKSRSHSKTRVSKGDPSDGSHLEVPGDREYDFCDPLTRAPREGCFIIEHKGENFIMHSNASVLEPHFPMTPEWDVSGELAKRRTEMPFPEPSRGSSHSKVHRSHSHTQDRRSRNERSNKAKERSRSMDNSKGPLGASSLGTPDDLAEGCSQDDQTPIQSYIDDSTLRPAQAAGHPRAHILSTSYKEVCIPEIVGGGKEPSSACGLLEPGKPPESVPSYGELNSCPTKAAADDYFQCNTSGETVLTAPSPLGKNKEDHDTLTLAEGVKKLPLSDRQTPLSSREPVGHKEESPKGPGGGPAASGSSADGVANGRLIQHHSAEPSSLDKRKEIFSKDTLFKPLHSTLSVNSYHKSSLSLLKSHPKTPVDILPGRCEKLEPSLGTSAAQVLPALQRQQESGGNQEASFDYYNVSDDDDSEEGANKNTEEEKNRDDVGTMQWLLEREKERDLQRKFEKNLTLLTPKETDSSSHQRTTHSARLDSMDSSSITVDSGFNSPRTRESLASNTSSIVESNRRQNPTLSPAHGGAGPAFNFRASTDPPTSEAEKLQKPSNCLQASVTSV; encoded by the exons ATGTCTCCCATCAGTCAGTCTCAGTTCATTCCACTCGGGGAAATCCTCTGCTTGGCCATCTCCGCAATGAACTCCGCACGAAAACCTGTCACCCAAGAAGCCCTGATGGAGCACCTGACCACGTGTTTCCCAG gtgtccccacccccagccaagaGATCCTGCGGCACACGCTGAACACGCTGGTGCGGGAGAGGAAGATCTACCCGACCCCGGACGGCTATTTCATCGTGACCCCCCAGACGTACTTCATAACGCCTTCCCTCATAAGAACTAACAGCAAATGGTACCATTTGGATGAGCGGATACCTGACCGGTCTCAGTGTACCTCCCCGCAGCCCGGCACCATAACGCCCTCCGCCTCGGGCTGCGTCAGGGAGAGGACCTTGCCCCGGAACCACTGCGACTCTTGCCACTGCTGCAGGGAAGACGCGCACAGCATGCACGCCTCCACCCTGCAGAGGAAGCCCGCCAAGGACTGCAAAGACCCCTACTGCCCCCCGTCCCTCTGCCAGGTGCCGCCCACCGAAAAGAGCAAAAGTACCGTCAACTTTTCTTACAAGACAGAAACTCTCTCGAAACCGACGAAGGACGGCGAGAAGCAGTCCAAGaagtttgggctcaagctgttccGGCTCAGTTTCAAAAAGGACAAGACCAAGCAGCTCGCCAACTTCTCTGCCCAGTTCCCCCCCGAGGAGTGGCCCCTGCGGGACGAGGACACGCCCACGACCATCCCGCgggaggtggagatggagatCATCCGGCGGATCAACCCGGACCTGACCGTGGAGAACGTCATGCGGCACACGGCGCTCATGAAGAAGCTCGAGGAGGAGAAGGCGCATCGGAGCAAAGCGGGGTCCTCTGCCCACCACAGCGGGAGGAGTAAAAAGAGCAGGACGCATCGGAAGTCCCACGGGAAGTCTCGGTCCCACAGCAAGACGCGCGTCTCCAAGGGAGACCCGTCCGACGGTTCGCACCTGGAAGTCCCGGGTGACAGGGAGTATGACTTTTGCGACCCTCTGACGAGGGCCCCCAGGGAGGGCTGCTTCATCATCGAGCACAAAGGGGAGAACTTCATTATGCACAGCAACGCCAGCGTGCTCGAGCCCCATTTCCCCATGACGCCGGAGTGGGATGTGTCCGGGGAGCTGGCCAAAAGGAGAACTGAGATGCCTTTTCCTGAACCTTCCCGGGGGAGCTCCCACTCAAAAGTGCACCGAAGCCACAGCCATACCCAGGACCGACGGTCCAGGAACGAGAGGTCCAACAAAGCCAAGGAGAGATCCAGGTCCATGGACAACTCCAAAGGCCCGCTGGGCGCGTCCTCTCTGGGGACGCCTGATGACCTGGCCGAAGGCTGCAGCCAGGACGACCAGACTCCCATCCAGTCCTACATCGACGACAGCACGCTAAGGCCCGCACAGGCTGCCGGTCATCCAAGGGCTCACATTTTGTCCACGAGCTATAAAGAGGTGTGCATTCCAGAAATAGTCGGTGGCGGCAAGGAACCTTCCAGTGCTTGTGGCCTCTTGGAGCCCGGCAAACCGCCCGAGAGTGTGCCGTCCTACGGCGAACTCAACTCTTGTCCGACGAAAGCAGCTGCCGATGACTATTTCCAGTGCAATACCTCCGGCGAGACGGTGCTCACGGCGCCATCGCCTCTGGGAAAGAACAAAGAGGACCATGACACTCTGACCCTGGCAGAAGGGGTGAAGAAACTGCCTCTGTCCGACAGGCAGACCCCGCTTTCCTCCAGGGAGCCTGTAGGGCACAAGGAGGAGTCGCCAAAGGGGCCAGGCGGGGGCCCGGCTGCTTCCGGCTCCTCGGCCGACGGGGTTGCCAATGGACGCCTCATCCAGCATCACAGCGCTGAGCCCAGCAGCCTGGACAAGAGGAAAGAGATCTTCAGCAAAGACACACTGTTCAAACCTCTTCACAGCACCTTGTCTGTAAACAGCTATCACAAATCCAGCCTGTCCCTCCTCAAATCTCACCCGAAGACACCTGTGGACATACTGCCCGGCCGTTGTGAGAAGCTGGAGCCGTCCCTAGGGACCTCGGCGGCACAAGTCCTGCCGGCCCTCCAGCGTCAGCAGGAGTCCGGGGGGAACCAGGAAGCCTCGTTTGACTATTACAACGTCTCTGATGATGACGACTCGGAGGAAGGGGCAAACAAAAACACCGAGGAGGAGAAAAACAGAGATGACGTCGGCACCATGCAGTGGCTCCtcgagagggagaaggaaagagacttGCAGAGGAAGTTTGAGAAGAACCTCACCCTCCTGACCCCCAAAGAAACCGACAGCAGCAGCCACCAGAGGACCACCCACTCGGCACGCCTGGACAGCATGGACAGCAGCAGCATCACTGTGGACAGTGGATTCAACTCCCCACG
- the STOX2 gene encoding storkhead-box protein 2 isoform X4, with the protein MQTSCKTRKPGPRLESDVSPISMSPISQSQFIPLGEILCLAISAMNSARKPVTQEALMEHLTTCFPGVPTPSQEILRHTLNTLVRERKIYPTPDGYFIVTPQTYFITPSLIRTNSKWYHLDERIPDRSQCTSPQPGTITPSASGCVRERTLPRNHCDSCHCCREDAHSMHASTLQRKPAKDCKDPYCPPSLCQVPPTEKSKSTVNFSYKTETLSKPTKDGEKQSKKFGLKLFRLSFKKDKTKQLANFSAQFPPEEWPLRDEDTPTTIPREVEMEIIRRINPDLTVENVMRHTALMKKLEEEKAHRSKAGSSAHHSGRSKKSRTHRKSHGKSRSHSKTRVSKGDPSDGSHLEVPGDREYDFCDPLTRAPREGCFIIEHKGENFIMHSNASVLEPHFPMTPEWDVSGELAKRRTEMPFPEPSRGSSHSKVHRSHSHTQDRRSRNERSNKAKERSRSMDNSKGPLGASSLGTPDDLAEGCSQDDQTPIQSYIDDSTLRPAQAAGHPRAHILSTSYKEVCIPEIVGGGKEPSSACGLLEPGKPPESVPSYGELNSCPTKAAADDYFQCNTSGETVLTAPSPLGKNKEDHDTLTLAEGVKKLPLSDRQTPLSSREPVGHKEESPKGPGGGPAASGSSADGVANGRLIQHHSAEPSSLDKRKEIFSKDTLFKPLHSTLSVNSYHKSSLSLLKSHPKTPVDILPGRCEKLEPSLGTSAAQVLPALQRQQESGGNQEASFDYYNVSDDDDSEEGANKNTEEEKNRDDVGTMQWLLEREKERDLQRKFEKNLTLLTPKETDSSSHQRTTHSARLDSMDSSSITVDSGFNSPRTRESLASNTSSIVESNRRQNPTLSPAHGGAGPAFNFRASTDPPTSEAEKLQKPSNCLQASVTSV; encoded by the exons GTGATGTATCACCAATCAGTATGTCTCCCATCAGTCAGTCTCAGTTCATTCCACTCGGGGAAATCCTCTGCTTGGCCATCTCCGCAATGAACTCCGCACGAAAACCTGTCACCCAAGAAGCCCTGATGGAGCACCTGACCACGTGTTTCCCAG gtgtccccacccccagccaagaGATCCTGCGGCACACGCTGAACACGCTGGTGCGGGAGAGGAAGATCTACCCGACCCCGGACGGCTATTTCATCGTGACCCCCCAGACGTACTTCATAACGCCTTCCCTCATAAGAACTAACAGCAAATGGTACCATTTGGATGAGCGGATACCTGACCGGTCTCAGTGTACCTCCCCGCAGCCCGGCACCATAACGCCCTCCGCCTCGGGCTGCGTCAGGGAGAGGACCTTGCCCCGGAACCACTGCGACTCTTGCCACTGCTGCAGGGAAGACGCGCACAGCATGCACGCCTCCACCCTGCAGAGGAAGCCCGCCAAGGACTGCAAAGACCCCTACTGCCCCCCGTCCCTCTGCCAGGTGCCGCCCACCGAAAAGAGCAAAAGTACCGTCAACTTTTCTTACAAGACAGAAACTCTCTCGAAACCGACGAAGGACGGCGAGAAGCAGTCCAAGaagtttgggctcaagctgttccGGCTCAGTTTCAAAAAGGACAAGACCAAGCAGCTCGCCAACTTCTCTGCCCAGTTCCCCCCCGAGGAGTGGCCCCTGCGGGACGAGGACACGCCCACGACCATCCCGCgggaggtggagatggagatCATCCGGCGGATCAACCCGGACCTGACCGTGGAGAACGTCATGCGGCACACGGCGCTCATGAAGAAGCTCGAGGAGGAGAAGGCGCATCGGAGCAAAGCGGGGTCCTCTGCCCACCACAGCGGGAGGAGTAAAAAGAGCAGGACGCATCGGAAGTCCCACGGGAAGTCTCGGTCCCACAGCAAGACGCGCGTCTCCAAGGGAGACCCGTCCGACGGTTCGCACCTGGAAGTCCCGGGTGACAGGGAGTATGACTTTTGCGACCCTCTGACGAGGGCCCCCAGGGAGGGCTGCTTCATCATCGAGCACAAAGGGGAGAACTTCATTATGCACAGCAACGCCAGCGTGCTCGAGCCCCATTTCCCCATGACGCCGGAGTGGGATGTGTCCGGGGAGCTGGCCAAAAGGAGAACTGAGATGCCTTTTCCTGAACCTTCCCGGGGGAGCTCCCACTCAAAAGTGCACCGAAGCCACAGCCATACCCAGGACCGACGGTCCAGGAACGAGAGGTCCAACAAAGCCAAGGAGAGATCCAGGTCCATGGACAACTCCAAAGGCCCGCTGGGCGCGTCCTCTCTGGGGACGCCTGATGACCTGGCCGAAGGCTGCAGCCAGGACGACCAGACTCCCATCCAGTCCTACATCGACGACAGCACGCTAAGGCCCGCACAGGCTGCCGGTCATCCAAGGGCTCACATTTTGTCCACGAGCTATAAAGAGGTGTGCATTCCAGAAATAGTCGGTGGCGGCAAGGAACCTTCCAGTGCTTGTGGCCTCTTGGAGCCCGGCAAACCGCCCGAGAGTGTGCCGTCCTACGGCGAACTCAACTCTTGTCCGACGAAAGCAGCTGCCGATGACTATTTCCAGTGCAATACCTCCGGCGAGACGGTGCTCACGGCGCCATCGCCTCTGGGAAAGAACAAAGAGGACCATGACACTCTGACCCTGGCAGAAGGGGTGAAGAAACTGCCTCTGTCCGACAGGCAGACCCCGCTTTCCTCCAGGGAGCCTGTAGGGCACAAGGAGGAGTCGCCAAAGGGGCCAGGCGGGGGCCCGGCTGCTTCCGGCTCCTCGGCCGACGGGGTTGCCAATGGACGCCTCATCCAGCATCACAGCGCTGAGCCCAGCAGCCTGGACAAGAGGAAAGAGATCTTCAGCAAAGACACACTGTTCAAACCTCTTCACAGCACCTTGTCTGTAAACAGCTATCACAAATCCAGCCTGTCCCTCCTCAAATCTCACCCGAAGACACCTGTGGACATACTGCCCGGCCGTTGTGAGAAGCTGGAGCCGTCCCTAGGGACCTCGGCGGCACAAGTCCTGCCGGCCCTCCAGCGTCAGCAGGAGTCCGGGGGGAACCAGGAAGCCTCGTTTGACTATTACAACGTCTCTGATGATGACGACTCGGAGGAAGGGGCAAACAAAAACACCGAGGAGGAGAAAAACAGAGATGACGTCGGCACCATGCAGTGGCTCCtcgagagggagaaggaaagagacttGCAGAGGAAGTTTGAGAAGAACCTCACCCTCCTGACCCCCAAAGAAACCGACAGCAGCAGCCACCAGAGGACCACCCACTCGGCACGCCTGGACAGCATGGACAGCAGCAGCATCACTGTGGACAGTGGATTCAACTCCCCACG
- the STOX2 gene encoding storkhead-box protein 2 isoform X5, with product MEPVQKGSGDVSPISMSPISQSQFIPLGEILCLAISAMNSARKPVTQEALMEHLTTCFPGVPTPSQEILRHTLNTLVRERKIYPTPDGYFIVTPQTYFITPSLIRTNSKWYHLDERIPDRSQCTSPQPGTITPSASGCVRERTLPRNHCDSCHCCREDAHSMHASTLQRKPAKDCKDPYCPPSLCQVPPTEKSKSTVNFSYKTETLSKPTKDGEKQSKKFGLKLFRLSFKKDKTKQLANFSAQFPPEEWPLRDEDTPTTIPREVEMEIIRRINPDLTVENVMRHTALMKKLEEEKAHRSKAGSSAHHSGRSKKSRTHRKSHGKSRSHSKTRVSKGDPSDGSHLEVPGDREYDFCDPLTRAPREGCFIIEHKGENFIMHSNASVLEPHFPMTPEWDVSGELAKRRTEMPFPEPSRGSSHSKVHRSHSHTQDRRSRNERSNKAKERSRSMDNSKGPLGASSLGTPDDLAEGCSQDDQTPIQSYIDDSTLRPAQAAGHPRAHILSTSYKEVCIPEIVGGGKEPSSACGLLEPGKPPESVPSYGELNSCPTKAAADDYFQCNTSGETVLTAPSPLGKNKEDHDTLTLAEGVKKLPLSDRQTPLSSREPVGHKEESPKGPGGGPAASGSSADGVANGRLIQHHSAEPSSLDKRKEIFSKDTLFKPLHSTLSVNSYHKSSLSLLKSHPKTPVDILPGRCEKLEPSLGTSAAQVLPALQRQQESGGNQEASFDYYNVSDDDDSEEGANKNTEEEKNRDDVGTMQWLLEREKERDLQRKFEKNLTLLTPKETDSSSHQRTTHSARLDSMDSSSITVDSGFNSPRTRESLASNTSSIVESNRRQNPTLSPAHGGAGPAFNFRASTDPPTSEAEKLQKPSNCLQASVTSV from the exons GTGATGTATCACCAATCAGTATGTCTCCCATCAGTCAGTCTCAGTTCATTCCACTCGGGGAAATCCTCTGCTTGGCCATCTCCGCAATGAACTCCGCACGAAAACCTGTCACCCAAGAAGCCCTGATGGAGCACCTGACCACGTGTTTCCCAG gtgtccccacccccagccaagaGATCCTGCGGCACACGCTGAACACGCTGGTGCGGGAGAGGAAGATCTACCCGACCCCGGACGGCTATTTCATCGTGACCCCCCAGACGTACTTCATAACGCCTTCCCTCATAAGAACTAACAGCAAATGGTACCATTTGGATGAGCGGATACCTGACCGGTCTCAGTGTACCTCCCCGCAGCCCGGCACCATAACGCCCTCCGCCTCGGGCTGCGTCAGGGAGAGGACCTTGCCCCGGAACCACTGCGACTCTTGCCACTGCTGCAGGGAAGACGCGCACAGCATGCACGCCTCCACCCTGCAGAGGAAGCCCGCCAAGGACTGCAAAGACCCCTACTGCCCCCCGTCCCTCTGCCAGGTGCCGCCCACCGAAAAGAGCAAAAGTACCGTCAACTTTTCTTACAAGACAGAAACTCTCTCGAAACCGACGAAGGACGGCGAGAAGCAGTCCAAGaagtttgggctcaagctgttccGGCTCAGTTTCAAAAAGGACAAGACCAAGCAGCTCGCCAACTTCTCTGCCCAGTTCCCCCCCGAGGAGTGGCCCCTGCGGGACGAGGACACGCCCACGACCATCCCGCgggaggtggagatggagatCATCCGGCGGATCAACCCGGACCTGACCGTGGAGAACGTCATGCGGCACACGGCGCTCATGAAGAAGCTCGAGGAGGAGAAGGCGCATCGGAGCAAAGCGGGGTCCTCTGCCCACCACAGCGGGAGGAGTAAAAAGAGCAGGACGCATCGGAAGTCCCACGGGAAGTCTCGGTCCCACAGCAAGACGCGCGTCTCCAAGGGAGACCCGTCCGACGGTTCGCACCTGGAAGTCCCGGGTGACAGGGAGTATGACTTTTGCGACCCTCTGACGAGGGCCCCCAGGGAGGGCTGCTTCATCATCGAGCACAAAGGGGAGAACTTCATTATGCACAGCAACGCCAGCGTGCTCGAGCCCCATTTCCCCATGACGCCGGAGTGGGATGTGTCCGGGGAGCTGGCCAAAAGGAGAACTGAGATGCCTTTTCCTGAACCTTCCCGGGGGAGCTCCCACTCAAAAGTGCACCGAAGCCACAGCCATACCCAGGACCGACGGTCCAGGAACGAGAGGTCCAACAAAGCCAAGGAGAGATCCAGGTCCATGGACAACTCCAAAGGCCCGCTGGGCGCGTCCTCTCTGGGGACGCCTGATGACCTGGCCGAAGGCTGCAGCCAGGACGACCAGACTCCCATCCAGTCCTACATCGACGACAGCACGCTAAGGCCCGCACAGGCTGCCGGTCATCCAAGGGCTCACATTTTGTCCACGAGCTATAAAGAGGTGTGCATTCCAGAAATAGTCGGTGGCGGCAAGGAACCTTCCAGTGCTTGTGGCCTCTTGGAGCCCGGCAAACCGCCCGAGAGTGTGCCGTCCTACGGCGAACTCAACTCTTGTCCGACGAAAGCAGCTGCCGATGACTATTTCCAGTGCAATACCTCCGGCGAGACGGTGCTCACGGCGCCATCGCCTCTGGGAAAGAACAAAGAGGACCATGACACTCTGACCCTGGCAGAAGGGGTGAAGAAACTGCCTCTGTCCGACAGGCAGACCCCGCTTTCCTCCAGGGAGCCTGTAGGGCACAAGGAGGAGTCGCCAAAGGGGCCAGGCGGGGGCCCGGCTGCTTCCGGCTCCTCGGCCGACGGGGTTGCCAATGGACGCCTCATCCAGCATCACAGCGCTGAGCCCAGCAGCCTGGACAAGAGGAAAGAGATCTTCAGCAAAGACACACTGTTCAAACCTCTTCACAGCACCTTGTCTGTAAACAGCTATCACAAATCCAGCCTGTCCCTCCTCAAATCTCACCCGAAGACACCTGTGGACATACTGCCCGGCCGTTGTGAGAAGCTGGAGCCGTCCCTAGGGACCTCGGCGGCACAAGTCCTGCCGGCCCTCCAGCGTCAGCAGGAGTCCGGGGGGAACCAGGAAGCCTCGTTTGACTATTACAACGTCTCTGATGATGACGACTCGGAGGAAGGGGCAAACAAAAACACCGAGGAGGAGAAAAACAGAGATGACGTCGGCACCATGCAGTGGCTCCtcgagagggagaaggaaagagacttGCAGAGGAAGTTTGAGAAGAACCTCACCCTCCTGACCCCCAAAGAAACCGACAGCAGCAGCCACCAGAGGACCACCCACTCGGCACGCCTGGACAGCATGGACAGCAGCAGCATCACTGTGGACAGTGGATTCAACTCCCCACG